A single window of Sphingobacteriales bacterium DNA harbors:
- a CDS encoding tetratricopeptide repeat protein gives MFFSNAKDKKSKKNSPYKKANIVQKAWGDLTTRNNWYFNANERYKEALRQYDLAKKIDYSQTIPFYLYTPESMKSYAGDMQTIEKKMGIVLQIRNYSRWKDNAYLLLGKAQYMQEKVDTALTSFQYIVTTMKPDKLNAQVGFSNKDRMKYLRKREKELKKKNGEQQKIIELKLNQNKKEAEKKADELRDKQQEAVANKKKQLEEIIKAKKKIIALQKKGKKIPPELLAKVKPQKNKVDSTSKVEEKPTETNTTKNKETIDKTKPYILIDDEWVKNPYFVDTTNRDKDEPLKDELSKKEEEQWNKLTFWEKIKHKQSRPEALVWMARSLIELNREADATGIIAYSKALRKLTKKQRKDIHLVDAYQYVKKNNIPLAIEKLENAMLLIKKKDERAHYEFILAQLYQQNNQPADAVDYFEKVIKHTTDDKLAFYSKLKMTDIFAHYPELSDKNVEKMLEKLVRFGKNKDEADEVYYELALYALNNNKDTAKALEQLQKSVEVSTINTKQKALSHLLMGKINFNNELYAKAKDNYDSTIAFLPKEHIEYKDAELKQSVLEDLANYYTIVVQQDSLQKLGKLSPKELEKYLADLEFEKQKLLKKKSKLSVEENEGGFLGAEAAITNFSSNGMWYFYNQDLKSKGYKQFKLLWGNRPLEPNWRRSQKTIFDSEFEETENLDVVSKKDSTQKVTSKDIKLEIPKTPEDFIKSDKLIADALYNIGVIFKNKLKNIPKSKQSFDELIKRFPNSEYDAIAHYYLYLIYLEQNLNGLAEKEKSYILENYPLSDVAQKLGSLNQPKNTTINDDNISTLYASTYQSFQDNDFPRVLENKKVALKKYPQHPDLAQFDFLEALAYGKQKELKKYKQSLSDIILKYPNTEIKQKAQDYLIALIQFENNLKDSTKNIATTPEIKKDTVKIPTIEFEFDTTDFLIVVQLNSPYFKLQEVVNDLKKYAETKASDKKIKPNPVFFENKETIITLRKFETIEEASKFMLNLNIDKKQLFKELSEQVSYYIVANSNLKRIKSFNDLKQYEEYFIKKYINNEE, from the coding sequence ATGTTTTTTTCCAACGCAAAGGATAAAAAAAGCAAGAAAAACTCTCCATACAAAAAGGCAAATATTGTACAAAAAGCTTGGGGCGATTTGACCACTAGAAACAACTGGTACTTTAATGCTAATGAAAGATACAAAGAAGCATTAAGACAATATGATTTAGCAAAAAAAATAGATTACAGTCAGACTATTCCATTTTATCTATACACACCAGAGAGCATGAAAAGTTATGCTGGTGATATGCAAACAATTGAAAAGAAAATGGGCATTGTCTTACAGATTAGAAATTATAGTAGATGGAAAGATAATGCATATTTATTGTTAGGGAAGGCACAATATATGCAAGAGAAAGTAGATACAGCATTAACCTCTTTTCAATACATTGTAACTACAATGAAGCCTGATAAACTAAATGCTCAAGTAGGATTTAGCAATAAGGATAGAATGAAGTACCTAAGAAAAAGAGAAAAGGAACTAAAAAAGAAAAATGGTGAACAACAAAAAATCATAGAACTTAAACTTAATCAAAATAAAAAAGAAGCTGAAAAAAAAGCTGATGAACTAAGAGATAAGCAACAAGAAGCTGTGGCAAATAAAAAGAAACAGCTAGAAGAAATTATTAAAGCAAAGAAAAAAATAATAGCATTACAGAAAAAAGGCAAAAAGATTCCACCAGAACTATTAGCAAAGGTAAAGCCACAAAAAAACAAAGTTGACTCTACATCAAAAGTAGAAGAAAAGCCTACTGAAACAAACACAACTAAAAATAAAGAAACAATTGATAAAACAAAACCATACATTTTAATTGATGATGAATGGGTGAAAAATCCATATTTTGTTGATACTACAAACAGAGACAAAGATGAACCATTGAAAGATGAGCTTTCTAAAAAAGAAGAAGAACAATGGAATAAACTAACATTTTGGGAAAAAATAAAACACAAACAAAGCAGACCTGAAGCATTAGTATGGATGGCAAGATCATTAATAGAATTGAATAGAGAAGCTGATGCAACAGGAATCATAGCATATTCTAAAGCATTGCGTAAGCTAACTAAAAAACAAAGAAAAGATATACATTTAGTAGATGCCTATCAGTACGTAAAGAAAAATAATATACCATTGGCTATTGAAAAATTAGAAAATGCAATGTTATTAATAAAGAAAAAAGATGAAAGAGCACATTATGAATTTATTCTTGCACAATTATACCAACAAAATAACCAACCAGCAGATGCAGTAGATTATTTCGAGAAAGTAATTAAGCATACTACTGATGATAAATTAGCATTTTATTCTAAATTAAAAATGACAGATATTTTTGCACATTACCCAGAATTATCTGATAAGAACGTAGAAAAAATGCTTGAGAAATTGGTGCGTTTTGGAAAAAACAAAGACGAAGCTGATGAAGTATATTATGAGTTAGCATTGTATGCATTAAACAACAATAAAGACACAGCAAAAGCATTAGAGCAATTACAAAAATCAGTTGAAGTAAGTACAATCAATACAAAACAAAAAGCACTTTCTCATTTACTAATGGGAAAAATTAATTTCAATAATGAACTGTATGCAAAAGCAAAAGATAATTATGACAGCACAATTGCATTCTTACCAAAAGAACACATAGAATATAAAGATGCAGAACTAAAACAATCTGTTTTAGAAGATTTGGCAAACTATTATACTATCGTTGTACAACAAGATAGTCTTCAAAAATTAGGGAAATTATCACCAAAAGAATTAGAAAAATATTTGGCTGATTTAGAATTTGAGAAACAAAAACTATTAAAGAAAAAGTCAAAACTTTCTGTTGAAGAAAACGAAGGAGGATTTTTAGGTGCAGAGGCAGCTATTACAAATTTCTCATCAAATGGAATGTGGTATTTTTACAATCAAGATTTGAAAAGTAAAGGATACAAACAATTCAAATTACTTTGGGGTAATAGACCATTAGAACCAAATTGGAGAAGAAGTCAGAAAACAATCTTTGATTCAGAGTTTGAAGAAACAGAAAATTTAGATGTAGTATCGAAGAAAGATAGCACGCAAAAAGTTACATCAAAAGATATAAAATTAGAAATTCCAAAAACACCAGAAGACTTTATAAAATCTGATAAACTTATTGCAGATGCATTGTACAATATTGGCGTTATCTTCAAAAATAAATTAAAGAATATACCTAAATCAAAACAATCATTTGATGAATTGATTAAAAGATTTCCAAACAGCGAATACGATGCTATTGCACACTATTATTTGTACCTAATTTATCTAGAACAAAATCTAAATGGTTTAGCTGAGAAAGAGAAAAGCTACATTTTAGAAAACTACCCATTGAGTGATGTCGCACAAAAATTAGGTAGTTTAAATCAACCAAAAAATACAACAATAAATGATGATAATATTTCAACACTTTATGCATCAACCTATCAATCATTCCAAGACAATGATTTCCCAAGAGTGTTAGAGAACAAAAAAGTAGCATTAAAAAAATACCCACAACATCCAGATTTAGCACAGTTCGATTTCTTAGAAGCATTAGCATATGGCAAACAAAAAGAATTAAAAAAATACAAACAATCACTATCAGATATAATTCTAAAATACCCAAATACAGAAATAAAACAAAAAGCACAAGACTATCTAATTGCGTTAATCCAATTTGAGAATAACCTAAAAGATTCTACAAAAAATATAGCTACAACACCAGAAATAAAAAAAGATACAGTAAAAATACCTACAATAGAATTTGAGTTTGACACAACAGATTTCTTAATTGTAGTCCAATTAAATAGTCCATACTTCAAATTGCAAGAAGTTGTCAATGACTTGAAAAAATACGCAGAAACCAAAGCAAGTGATAAAAAAATAAAACCAAATCCAGTATTCTTTGAGAATAAAGAAACCATAATTACACTCAGAAAATTTGAAACAATTGAAGAGGCTTCAAAATTCATGTTAAATCTAAACATAGACAAAAAACAACTGTTTAAAGAATTGTCAGAACAAGTTAGTTATTATATAGTAGCCAATAGCAATCTAAAACGAATCAAATCTTTCAATGACTTAAAACAATATGAAGAATATTTTATTAAAAAATATATAAATAATGAAGAGTAG
- a CDS encoding metal-dependent transcriptional regulator: protein MYSIVEENYIKNIYLLIENSNSTIVKTNDIAYKLNYSAASVTDMLKKLASKNLITYKKYYGVELTKKGRNLALHIIRKHRLWELFLTRVLHFTWDKVHDIAEQLEHIHSDELIDSIDKLLNYPKFDPHGDPIPDAKGNMEAIEVTMLSNATINKKYKLVHFSNHSTAFLKYMKKINLSLQQVFLIVDIEEFDNSVWIKNSSKKDIYISAEAAKCLFVTLV, encoded by the coding sequence ATGTACAGTATAGTTGAAGAAAATTACATTAAAAATATTTATCTATTAATAGAAAATAGTAATTCTACTATTGTTAAGACAAATGATATAGCATATAAACTAAATTATTCAGCTGCATCAGTAACTGATATGCTAAAGAAACTAGCAAGTAAAAACCTTATTACGTATAAAAAATATTATGGTGTAGAACTGACAAAGAAAGGCAGAAATCTAGCATTACATATCATTAGAAAACATAGACTTTGGGAACTTTTTTTAACCAGAGTATTGCACTTTACTTGGGATAAGGTACATGATATTGCAGAACAATTAGAGCATATACATTCAGATGAATTGATAGATAGTATTGATAAATTATTAAACTATCCAAAATTTGACCCACACGGCGATCCAATTCCTGATGCAAAAGGCAACATGGAAGCAATAGAAGTTACCATGCTATCTAATGCTACTATTAATAAGAAATATAAATTAGTACATTTTAGCAACCACAGTACTGCATTTTTAAAGTACATGAAAAAAATAAACTTATCATTGCAGCAAGTATTTTTAATTGTAGACATTGAAGAATTTGACAATAGTGTATGGATAAAAAATAGTTCGAAAAAAGATATTTATATTAGTGCAGAAGCTGCAAAATGCTTGTTTGTAACTTTGGTTTAA
- a CDS encoding Nramp family divalent metal transporter, with amino-acid sequence MSKWKFERTRNSLPEINASVNVNNIKNNWKKLFAFAGPGFMVAVGYMDPGNWATDIEGGSRFGYTLLTVILLSNLFAMVLQHLSLKLGIVSGRDLAQACKDNYSKPVAFSLWVLAEIAIAATDLAEVIGSAIAINLLFGIPLSVGIVITVLDILILLALQNRGFRYIEAFVAGLIFIISFCFIYNLALAQPQIAEVINGLIPRTEIITNSDMLYISIGILGATVMPHNLYLHSSIIQTRNYEDTESSKRSAIKFATIDSTVSLALAFFINAAILILAAATFHKNNLHDIADIYDAHRMLEPILGAKIAPTFFAIALLAAGQNSTLTGTLAGQIVMEGFLNLKIKAWLRRLITRLIAIVPALLVSLIYGKNATGELLVLSQVVLSAQLSFAVVPLVLFTSDKDKMGVFVNSKILTAIVWIIAFIIISLNLYLLAGFFFD; translated from the coding sequence ATGTCGAAATGGAAATTTGAGCGAACGAGAAATAGTCTTCCAGAAATAAATGCTTCTGTGAATGTAAATAACATAAAAAATAATTGGAAAAAGTTATTTGCATTTGCTGGTCCAGGATTTATGGTTGCTGTTGGCTACATGGATCCAGGAAACTGGGCAACAGACATAGAAGGTGGCTCAAGATTTGGATATACATTACTAACAGTCATATTATTGTCAAATCTGTTTGCAATGGTATTGCAACACTTATCATTAAAACTAGGAATTGTATCAGGTAGAGATTTGGCACAAGCATGTAAAGACAATTACAGCAAACCTGTAGCATTTTCATTATGGGTTTTAGCAGAAATAGCTATTGCTGCTACAGATTTAGCTGAAGTAATTGGCTCTGCAATTGCTATCAATTTATTATTTGGCATTCCACTTTCTGTTGGCATCGTTATCACAGTTTTAGATATCTTAATTCTATTAGCTCTACAAAATAGAGGATTTAGATATATAGAAGCCTTTGTTGCTGGATTGATATTTATCATATCATTTTGTTTTATATACAACTTAGCATTAGCGCAACCTCAAATTGCAGAAGTGATAAATGGATTAATACCAAGAACAGAAATCATTACTAATTCTGATATGTTATATATTAGTATTGGAATTTTGGGTGCAACAGTAATGCCGCATAATTTGTACTTGCACTCTAGTATAATACAAACAAGAAATTACGAAGACACTGAATCTAGTAAACGAAGTGCTATAAAGTTTGCAACAATAGATTCTACTGTATCTTTGGCACTTGCATTTTTTATTAATGCTGCTATCTTAATTTTAGCTGCAGCAACTTTCCATAAAAATAATTTACATGATATTGCTGATATATATGATGCACATAGAATGCTTGAACCTATACTTGGTGCAAAAATAGCACCTACATTTTTTGCAATTGCACTGTTGGCAGCTGGGCAAAATTCGACACTTACTGGTACACTTGCTGGACAAATAGTAATGGAAGGTTTTTTGAATTTGAAAATAAAAGCATGGCTACGCAGATTAATCACAAGATTGATTGCCATTGTGCCAGCATTATTAGTATCATTAATCTATGGTAAAAATGCAACTGGAGAACTATTGGTGCTAAGTCAAGTAGTATTGTCTGCACAACTAAGTTTTGCTGTTGTGCCGTTGGTCTTATTCACAAGTGATAAGGATAAGATGGGCGTTTTCGTAAACTCAAAAATACTAACTGCAATTGTTTGGATAATAGCATTTATTATTATCTCACTCAATTTATATTTGCTTGCTGGTTTCTTCTTTGACTAG
- a CDS encoding OmpA family protein, translating into MDRHTVFDMYYVEGEKTTFGKPKQMKADASTKYHEAKTTFTPDNKKVYFTRNNYYHGKAKTSDDKIIKLKIFESDVEGTTWKNDKPFQYNNDEYSVGHPALTPDGNTMYFISDMPGGYGGTDVYITKKEGESWSTPKNLGEQINTEGMEMFPYVDEDGVLYFASDGHGGLGGLDIFRVKPDAKTNQYGKIRNIGAPINSSYDDFSLVYGQDKSVGYFTSNRPEGNGLDDIYSFEDDGIYLEGIVVDAKTGEPICNSKVIMKAKLTQSEEGRMETECDGEFEFGVVRNMDYCFVASAEGYSSNDKVCATTKGVKAGETVYVKIPLDKGQEYAMSVQVLGKSLKSLQNKSIDSKSPTSPKSIDSKNIENKDIENKSIDSKSPTSPKSIDSKSPEDLKPLAGAKILLSSKCEGWTKALVADENGKICEIVRCDCDYIIVANAQGYLPGYTEVIKDDGDCKIDRKCGVNPREEEVILDPIPGMPDGYVYDPETGKWVDPKTGDQMDAPSIELRDIYYDFDKWYIREESERDLNKLLGFLQENPEAIVEIGSHTDARAPYDYNIKLSQRRAQSVVDWLIARGISRSRLKPKGYGETKPVNGCTDGVICTEYEHQRNRRTEFKVIGGKFDISSLQRFDMQVDPCKQCPF; encoded by the coding sequence ATGGACAGGCACACAGTTTTTGATATGTATTATGTAGAAGGCGAGAAGACGACCTTTGGCAAGCCAAAACAGATGAAAGCAGATGCATCGACAAAATACCACGAAGCAAAGACTACCTTTACCCCAGACAATAAGAAAGTATATTTTACGAGAAACAATTATTATCATGGTAAGGCAAAGACGAGTGATGATAAGATAATCAAATTAAAGATATTTGAGTCAGATGTAGAAGGTACGACATGGAAGAATGACAAACCATTCCAATACAACAATGATGAATATAGTGTAGGACATCCAGCACTTACACCAGATGGTAATACGATGTATTTTATTAGCGATATGCCAGGTGGCTATGGAGGCACAGATGTTTATATTACAAAGAAAGAAGGCGAAAGCTGGAGTACGCCAAAGAACTTAGGAGAGCAGATCAATACAGAAGGCATGGAGATGTTTCCGTATGTAGATGAAGATGGTGTACTATATTTTGCTAGTGATGGACATGGTGGCTTAGGCGGATTGGATATCTTTAGAGTAAAGCCAGATGCTAAGACAAATCAATATGGTAAGATCAGAAATATAGGCGCACCAATCAATAGTAGTTATGATGATTTTAGCTTAGTATATGGACAAGATAAATCAGTAGGTTATTTTACCTCAAACAGACCAGAAGGCAATGGCTTAGATGATATCTATAGTTTTGAGGATGATGGTATTTACTTAGAAGGAATTGTAGTAGATGCAAAGACAGGCGAGCCGATATGCAACAGTAAAGTTATAATGAAGGCAAAGCTGACACAGAGTGAAGAAGGAAGAATGGAAACGGAGTGTGATGGCGAGTTTGAGTTTGGCGTAGTAAGAAACATGGATTATTGTTTTGTTGCGAGCGCAGAAGGATATAGTAGCAATGACAAAGTATGTGCTACGACAAAAGGTGTAAAAGCAGGCGAGACGGTATATGTAAAAATACCATTAGATAAAGGACAAGAGTATGCTATGAGTGTACAGGTCTTGGGCAAGAGCTTAAAATCATTACAAAATAAGAGTATAGATAGCAAGAGTCCAACATCACCGAAGAGTATAGACAGCAAGAATATAGAAAACAAAGATATAGAGAATAAGAGCATAGATAGCAAAAGTCCAACATCACCAAAGAGTATAGACAGCAAAAGTCCAGAAGACTTAAAGCCACTAGCAGGAGCAAAGATACTATTGTCTAGCAAGTGTGAAGGCTGGACCAAAGCGTTGGTAGCAGATGAGAATGGTAAGATATGCGAGATAGTAAGATGTGATTGTGATTATATCATAGTTGCCAATGCACAAGGTTACTTGCCAGGCTATACAGAAGTTATCAAAGATGATGGCGATTGTAAGATAGACAGGAAATGTGGAGTTAATCCTAGAGAAGAAGAAGTAATCTTAGATCCAATACCAGGCATGCCAGACGGCTATGTCTATGACCCAGAGACAGGCAAGTGGGTAGATCCAAAGACAGGCGATCAGATGGATGCGCCAAGTATAGAATTGAGAGACATTTACTATGACTTTGATAAATGGTACATAAGAGAGGAGAGTGAGCGAGACTTGAATAAGTTATTAGGTTTTTTACAAGAGAATCCAGAAGCGATAGTAGAGATAGGCTCACACACAGATGCGAGAGCGCCGTATGATTACAATATCAAGTTATCACAACGCAGAGCACAGAGTGTAGTAGATTGGTTGATAGCGAGAGGCATCAGTAGAAGTAGATTAAAACCGAAAGGATATGGCGAGACAAAGCCAGTGAATGGCTGTACAGATGGAGTGATATGTACAGAGTATGAACATCAGAGAAACAGAAGAACAGAGTTTAAGGTCATAGGTGGTAAATTTGATATTAGCTCACTACAAAGATTTGATATGCAAGTAGATCCGTGTAAACAATGTCCATTCTAA
- a CDS encoding type IX secretion system membrane protein PorP/SprF: MIRLNQMRITVVAMLLLMTSMLYGQQEPQYTQYMYNKLPMNAGYTGSREVLSIRALYRNQWAGIKGAPQTATFAIHSPLKKESSAIGFYLVNDRLGVTNQTWFDASYAYRVNLGKGVKLSLGINAGILWYKSNLTDLNIENQQDVVFQQNVSRILPDVGAGLYLYHKYWYFGASVPNFIKGDLHNKDVIKAYANDNTGSFLSAHRTPHFITMAGGVIPAGKVLKIRPQMMYRYIASAEQKIPHTLDFNLSLLIYDRVNIGGSYRTSFHNKKTGLTNSDSFDALLEVWPTKQLLIGFAYDYTLTKLGDYNKGSYEVILGYDFNFEKKRVITPRYF, from the coding sequence ATGATAAGATTAAATCAAATGAGGATAACAGTTGTAGCGATGTTGTTATTAATGACATCGATGCTGTATGGCCAACAGGAGCCTCAGTACACCCAATACATGTACAATAAGTTGCCTATGAATGCTGGTTACACAGGCTCACGCGAGGTATTAAGTATCCGCGCCTTGTATCGCAATCAGTGGGCAGGCATCAAGGGTGCACCACAGACAGCGACGTTTGCCATTCATAGTCCATTGAAGAAGGAATCCTCAGCGATAGGTTTCTATTTAGTCAATGACAGACTAGGCGTTACAAACCAGACATGGTTTGATGCTAGCTATGCCTATAGAGTAAACTTAGGCAAAGGCGTTAAGTTGAGTTTAGGAATAAATGCAGGTATATTGTGGTACAAGAGTAATCTAACAGACTTAAACATAGAAAATCAACAGGATGTAGTTTTTCAGCAGAATGTAAGTAGAATACTACCAGATGTAGGCGCAGGTTTATATTTATACCATAAATATTGGTATTTTGGAGCAAGTGTACCAAACTTTATCAAAGGCGATTTACACAATAAGGATGTTATCAAAGCTTATGCTAATGATAATACAGGGAGTTTTCTAAGTGCACACCGTACACCACATTTTATTACCATGGCAGGAGGCGTAATACCAGCAGGCAAGGTATTAAAAATACGTCCACAGATGATGTACAGATATATAGCCAGTGCGGAGCAGAAGATACCCCATACCTTAGATTTTAACTTGAGTTTATTGATTTATGATAGAGTGAATATAGGCGGAAGCTACAGAACATCATTCCACAATAAGAAGACAGGCTTAACGAACAGTGATAGCTTTGATGCTTTATTAGAAGTATGGCCAACGAAGCAGTTATTGATAGGATTTGCGTATGATTATACACTAACGAAATTAGGAGATTACAACAAAGGAAGCTATGAGGTTATCTTAGGCTATGATTTTAATTTTGAGAAGAAACGAGTAATAACGCCGAGATATTTTTAA
- a CDS encoding transglycosylase domain-containing protein, producing MKSSKFRSPKIVWYAFFAGIGALFLFFLLIRIGVFGKLPSFEEIENPNANLASEIYSADSVLIGKFYVNNRSNVSFDQLSPWLEKALVSTEDKRFYDHSGIDFYRTFAAVLNKLTFGLLASDGGGSTITQQLAKNMFHKQAGNIFERIIQKAKEYVIAVMLERRYTKHEIIAMYFNTFDFVNNAIGIESASRIYLGKKPKDLSIEEAAMFVGMLQNPSLYNPRRNETFKKRCETRRATVLMLMIDNSYITNAQYKALKDRPIQLNFTAESASDGLAPYFRQTLAEYLKKWAKENKKPDGTSYNIYTDGLKIYTTLDTRMQKHAEEAAVEHLRNHQKIMDAQFRGGWNPWNKEIGQKILLSACKNTDRWRNMKAEGMSDDKILEVFKTQKNRIQVFTYNGLKDTTLTPYDSVKYYKSFLQVAFMVMEPNTGYVKAWVGGPNFNYFKLDHCNTQRQVGSTFKPIVYALAVDNGWSPCMVVAPGSICIGNWCPRGGSGGPQTLKHAITKSDNKVAAYITLKFGVPSIIDLSRKMGITSDLPPYAPICLGAADISLSEMMTVYSTFPNAGISTKPQYLLRIEDKEGNIVQNFTTEMREVMSDNVAYKMVDMMKGPVGPGGTGASLRGKFGLGDIKGLAGKTGTTNKNTDGWFIGYTPQLVAGVWVGCDDPILHFLYTGNGMGSASAMPIFGKFMNKAYNDPKLKLKKDMKFFTPSDSTLVKNSCSGDGEEYNIDDSFIGNGDAIEENYDTEYKY from the coding sequence ATGAAGAGTAGTAAATTCCGTTCTCCTAAAATAGTGTGGTATGCTTTTTTTGCAGGTATTGGAGCACTTTTTCTTTTCTTTCTATTAATTAGAATTGGTGTTTTCGGCAAATTACCATCATTCGAAGAAATAGAAAATCCAAACGCCAACTTAGCATCAGAAATTTATTCAGCAGATTCTGTATTAATAGGAAAATTTTATGTCAACAATAGAAGCAATGTAAGTTTCGACCAGCTATCACCATGGTTAGAAAAAGCACTAGTATCTACAGAAGACAAAAGATTCTATGACCACTCAGGAATAGATTTTTATAGAACTTTTGCAGCAGTTTTAAACAAATTAACTTTTGGCTTGTTAGCATCTGATGGTGGCGGAAGTACCATTACACAACAGTTAGCTAAAAACATGTTTCACAAACAAGCAGGAAATATTTTTGAAAGAATAATCCAAAAAGCAAAAGAATATGTAATTGCAGTAATGTTAGAACGTAGATACACCAAGCACGAAATCATAGCAATGTATTTCAATACATTCGATTTTGTGAACAATGCAATTGGAATAGAAAGTGCATCTAGAATATACTTAGGAAAAAAACCTAAAGATTTATCTATAGAAGAAGCAGCAATGTTTGTAGGTATGCTACAAAATCCATCACTATACAATCCACGTAGAAACGAAACATTTAAAAAAAGATGCGAAACAAGAAGAGCAACAGTGTTGATGTTAATGATAGATAATAGTTACATTACCAATGCACAATATAAAGCATTAAAAGACAGACCAATACAATTAAATTTTACAGCAGAATCAGCATCAGATGGCTTAGCACCATACTTCAGACAAACATTGGCAGAGTATCTAAAAAAATGGGCAAAAGAAAATAAAAAACCAGATGGCACATCATACAACATATATACTGATGGTTTAAAAATATATACCACATTAGATACAAGAATGCAAAAACATGCAGAAGAAGCAGCAGTAGAGCATTTGCGCAACCATCAAAAAATAATGGATGCACAATTTAGAGGTGGCTGGAATCCTTGGAACAAAGAAATAGGACAAAAAATATTGCTTTCAGCTTGTAAAAATACAGACAGATGGCGTAATATGAAAGCAGAAGGTATGAGTGATGATAAAATATTAGAAGTATTTAAAACACAAAAAAACAGAATACAAGTTTTTACATACAATGGATTAAAAGATACCACACTCACACCATATGATTCTGTAAAATATTACAAGTCATTTTTACAAGTTGCATTCATGGTAATGGAACCCAATACAGGCTATGTAAAAGCATGGGTAGGTGGACCAAATTTCAATTACTTTAAATTAGATCACTGTAATACACAACGTCAAGTAGGTTCTACATTCAAACCTATTGTATATGCACTAGCAGTTGATAACGGCTGGTCGCCATGTATGGTCGTAGCACCAGGAAGTATTTGTATTGGTAATTGGTGTCCACGTGGTGGAAGCGGTGGGCCACAAACATTAAAACATGCTATTACAAAATCAGATAACAAAGTTGCAGCATATATTACATTAAAATTTGGAGTTCCATCAATTATCGATTTATCAAGAAAAATGGGAATTACATCTGATTTGCCACCTTATGCACCAATTTGTTTAGGAGCAGCAGATATTTCATTAAGTGAAATGATGACAGTGTACAGCACATTTCCAAATGCAGGTATTTCTACAAAACCACAATATCTATTAAGAATAGAAGATAAAGAGGGAAATATAGTACAAAACTTTACCACAGAAATGCGTGAAGTAATGAGTGATAATGTTGCTTATAAAATGGTAGATATGATGAAAGGACCAGTTGGTCCAGGTGGAACAGGAGCAAGTCTAAGAGGTAAATTTGGGTTGGGAGATATTAAAGGTCTTGCAGGTAAAACAGGTACAACGAACAAAAATACAGATGGATGGTTTATTGGTTATACACCACAATTGGTTGCTGGTGTATGGGTAGGTTGCGATGATCCAATCTTACACTTCTTATACACAGGAAATGGTATGGGTTCTGCTTCTGCAATGCCTATTTTTGGTAAGTTTATGAATAAAGCATACAATGATCCAAAATTAAAACTCAAAAAAGATATGAAATTCTTTACACCATCAGATTCTACACTTGTAAAAAATAGCTGTTCTGGCGATGGAGAAGAATATAATATTGATGATAGTTTTATAGGAAATGGAGATGCCATTGAAGAAAATTATGATACAGAGTATAAATATTAA
- a CDS encoding alkylphosphonate utilization protein: MEDETLIVKDCNGNQLNDGDAVVLTQSLKVKGSNLNLKKGLVIKRIRLTDNEEEIDCKVDGQSIVLKTCFLKKG; this comes from the coding sequence ATGGAAGATGAAACATTAATAGTAAAAGATTGTAATGGTAATCAATTAAATGATGGAGATGCAGTTGTACTTACTCAAAGCCTAAAAGTAAAAGGCTCAAACTTAAATTTGAAAAAAGGTTTGGTTATAAAACGCATTAGATTAACAGACAACGAAGAAGAAATAGATTGCAAAGTAGATGGACAAAGCATTGTCCTTAAAACTTGTTTTCTAAAGAAAGGATAA